One genomic region from Candidatus Caldarchaeum subterraneum encodes:
- a CDS encoding cobalt/nickel ABC transporter permease translates to MSLFEGLRFRPGKTFIHRLDPRVKLATSTMVLITAVIHIDIVIILLLLILESLVILSAKVQNLWIKTIRGALPLVAIVFAITFFSQYSREPVISTGLGYALTYSLRLLVFLSSFSLFFLTTTPDEIALTLQQLRVPYEYTFAFVSAIRFTPVMAEELQVVLDAQRSRGLEVDKGPFTKRIRNLIPVLVPLLVNVIRRSYELAEAMEVKCFGASRKRTSLKQLNMSKKDILFLAVVLVLFSIGLSVKLLGIEPVKTLPLLGTFFPS, encoded by the coding sequence ATGAGCCTGTTTGAGGGTCTGAGGTTCAGGCCTGGAAAAACATTCATTCACAGGCTCGACCCGAGGGTAAAGCTCGCCACCTCGACCATGGTGCTCATTACAGCGGTCATACACATAGACATCGTGATAATACTGCTCCTCCTAATTCTCGAGAGCCTAGTGATTCTATCTGCCAAGGTTCAAAACCTGTGGATAAAGACCATCAGAGGAGCGCTTCCGCTTGTCGCAATCGTTTTCGCAATCACGTTTTTTTCCCAGTACAGCAGGGAGCCTGTGATAAGCACCGGTCTGGGATATGCTTTGACATATTCTCTTCGTCTGCTGGTTTTTCTATCATCTTTCTCGCTTTTCTTTCTCACGACGACACCTGACGAGATTGCTTTGACACTGCAGCAGCTCCGCGTCCCATATGAGTATACTTTCGCCTTTGTCTCGGCGATAAGGTTCACACCCGTGATGGCTGAGGAGCTGCAGGTTGTTTTGGACGCTCAGAGATCTAGGGGGCTGGAGGTCGATAAGGGCCCATTCACCAAACGCATCCGTAACCTCATACCTGTGCTCGTCCCCCTGCTTGTAAACGTGATACGCCGTTCATATGAGCTGGCTGAAGCCATGGAGGTAAAATGCTTTGGGGCATCTCGCAAGAGAACAAGCCTAAAGCAGCTAAACATGAGTAAGAAAGATATTCTCTTCCTAGCTGTGGTTCTCGTTTTGTTTAGCATCGGCTTGTCGGTGAAGTTGCTTGGCATCGAGCCTGTGAAGACCCTGCCCCTTCTCGGGACGTTTTTCCCCTCCTAG
- a CDS encoding transcription initiation factor TFIID TATA-box-binding protein encodes MPKGPPPKVEIQNVVSSVTLFQKLDLAQIQRTFPDVEYKPAQFPGLVFRLAKPKTATLIFSSGKMVCTGAKSEEESIRAVRTVVKALKKEGFVIREEPQIEIQNIVASIDLHGRIDLERAATTLENVMYEPEQFPGLIYRMNSPKVVILMFASGKLVCTGAKYEKDVYDAVNKLQQLLEEKELISYD; translated from the coding sequence GTGCCAAAAGGCCCACCGCCGAAGGTAGAGATTCAAAACGTCGTGTCCAGCGTAACGCTTTTCCAGAAACTTGACCTCGCGCAGATACAGAGAACTTTCCCCGATGTGGAGTACAAACCGGCACAGTTTCCGGGACTCGTCTTCAGGCTTGCGAAGCCTAAGACGGCGACGCTTATCTTCAGCAGCGGGAAGATGGTGTGCACTGGTGCGAAAAGCGAGGAGGAGTCGATACGCGCTGTTAGAACTGTTGTGAAGGCTTTGAAGAAGGAGGGGTTCGTGATACGTGAAGAGCCGCAGATTGAAATTCAGAACATCGTAGCCTCCATAGACCTTCACGGCCGCATAGACCTCGAGAGAGCTGCCACTACTCTCGAGAACGTGATGTATGAGCCTGAGCAGTTTCCCGGACTCATTTACAGGATGAACAGCCCCAAGGTGGTTATACTGATGTTCGCAAGCGGCAAACTCGTATGCACAGGCGCGAAATATGAGAAAGACGTCTACGATGCTGTTAACAAGCTTCAGCAGCTTTTGGAGGAAAAGGAGCTAATAAGCTACGACTAG
- a CDS encoding lipoyl(octanoyl) transferase: MSRDEIVFLDLGLLDYIECHAKMLKLVEKRIAEEVGDTVILVEHPHVYTLGRKGREENILDRSVPVYRVERGGDATYHGPGQLVAYPVIDLNRLAVTVAGFVHLLEEVVIKVLHDFSVDAERVEGYPGVWVKGRKIASIGLAVKQWVTYHGVALNVNTDLSKFMGIRPCGMDGETMTSMEKILGQKIDMAKVKQSFVKHLSQKLRKNLVYLQAVSAETASLFKSL; this comes from the coding sequence ATGTCACGCGATGAGATTGTCTTCCTCGACCTTGGCCTCCTCGACTACATTGAATGCCACGCCAAGATGCTGAAGCTTGTTGAGAAGAGGATTGCTGAAGAAGTGGGTGACACAGTCATCCTCGTTGAGCATCCGCATGTGTATACTTTGGGTAGAAAAGGAAGGGAAGAGAATATTCTTGACAGGTCTGTCCCGGTTTACCGTGTGGAAAGAGGCGGAGACGCCACATATCATGGCCCGGGTCAGCTCGTCGCCTACCCTGTGATAGACCTCAACAGACTCGCGGTAACGGTGGCTGGCTTTGTTCATCTACTCGAGGAAGTGGTGATCAAGGTTTTGCATGATTTTTCTGTTGACGCTGAACGGGTTGAGGGCTATCCCGGTGTCTGGGTCAAGGGTAGGAAGATTGCGTCTATCGGGCTGGCTGTTAAGCAGTGGGTAACCTACCACGGCGTCGCCCTAAACGTCAACACGGACCTCTCAAAATTCATGGGCATTAGGCCCTGCGGAATGGACGGCGAGACCATGACATCGATGGAGAAAATACTCGGCCAAAAAATAGACATGGCAAAGGTCAAACAAAGCTTCGTCAAACACCTCTCCCAAAAACTCCGCAAAAACCTGGTTTATCTCCAAGCAGTGTCCGCTGAGACGGCCAGCCTATTTAAATCCTTATAA
- a CDS encoding dihydrolipoamide dehydrogenase, with amino-acid sequence MKFDAVIVGGGPGGYATAIRLSQLGVKTALVEKEHLGGECTNWGCIPSKHLITHAKKIHSLMELSATGLVTGQMTVNMSKITASTQQVVQRLRQGISYLLKTYGVSVYVGEAVLKGSGEVKVVGEGGSESLEARNIVIATGTVQSSLSAAPYDGKRIIGFREALYLEVVPKKMLVVGGGAIGVELGTAYRHLGSDVTVVELMDQLLPGMDPDAARLLKRGMEKIGVKIHLKTTVEETRYVDGGVEAVLSNDVKDVFDVVLVVVGKRPSEWVRMLADLGVKLSEKGYVLVDSRMRTSLDGVYAVGDVTGPPFLAHKAYKQAAVAAENIAGKTVAYDGLVPFGVFTTPEVAAVGLSAETAREKGYDSAEARFPYAALGRAVAENEDGFVKLIFDKKTDKVLGATVVGPHATETVSILTTLIKLGATVEEASETIFIHPTYSEAVAEVMHLAHKRSIHYVTR; translated from the coding sequence ATGAAGTTTGATGCAGTGATTGTGGGAGGAGGCCCAGGTGGATACGCTACGGCGATAAGGCTGAGCCAGCTTGGTGTAAAAACCGCGCTCGTAGAGAAAGAGCACCTCGGCGGAGAATGCACCAACTGGGGATGCATACCGAGCAAACATCTCATCACACATGCGAAAAAAATTCATTCGCTTATGGAGCTATCGGCCACAGGCCTTGTCACAGGCCAGATGACGGTAAACATGTCAAAAATCACAGCTTCAACCCAGCAAGTTGTCCAGAGACTTAGACAAGGCATCTCATATCTTCTCAAAACATATGGGGTGAGTGTTTACGTGGGTGAGGCGGTGTTAAAAGGCTCCGGCGAGGTTAAAGTCGTCGGAGAGGGCGGCTCCGAGTCTCTTGAGGCCAGAAACATAGTTATCGCGACCGGCACCGTGCAATCCAGCTTGTCTGCGGCCCCATATGATGGGAAGAGGATAATCGGTTTCAGGGAGGCTCTCTACCTCGAAGTGGTTCCGAAGAAGATGCTGGTGGTGGGTGGTGGGGCGATAGGTGTCGAGCTCGGGACAGCTTACCGGCATTTAGGCTCAGATGTCACTGTTGTGGAGTTAATGGACCAGCTTTTGCCCGGCATGGACCCTGACGCGGCTCGGCTTCTCAAACGAGGAATGGAGAAAATAGGTGTAAAAATCCATCTCAAGACAACTGTTGAGGAAACACGGTATGTCGACGGCGGCGTTGAGGCTGTTTTGTCAAACGATGTGAAGGATGTTTTCGACGTCGTCTTGGTTGTTGTGGGTAAGAGGCCTAGTGAATGGGTTAGGATGCTGGCTGACCTCGGTGTTAAACTCAGCGAGAAAGGATATGTTTTGGTGGACAGCCGTATGAGAACATCCCTTGACGGTGTTTATGCGGTTGGGGATGTTACGGGACCGCCTTTCCTCGCCCACAAAGCATACAAACAGGCAGCGGTCGCTGCTGAAAACATAGCAGGGAAAACAGTAGCCTATGACGGGCTTGTCCCATTCGGGGTGTTCACCACGCCGGAGGTTGCGGCTGTCGGGCTATCTGCCGAAACTGCTCGCGAAAAAGGATATGACTCTGCTGAGGCTAGGTTTCCCTACGCGGCTCTAGGCAGGGCAGTTGCGGAGAATGAGGATGGGTTCGTGAAATTGATATTCGACAAAAAAACAGACAAGGTCCTTGGAGCAACCGTCGTCGGCCCGCATGCCACCGAAACCGTCTCCATCCTAACGACCCTTATCAAGCTTGGCGCAACAGTGGAAGAGGCCTCTGAAACAATATTTATTCATCCAACATACTCCGAGGCGGTCGCCGAGGTTATGCACCTTGCTCACAAGAGGTCAATCCACTATGTCACGCGATGA
- a CDS encoding 2-oxoisovalerate dehydrogenase E1 component, beta subunit: protein MPQLNMAQALNLALREEMSRDERVVVLGEDVGRRGGVFLITEGLYELFGPERVIDTPLSEAGIIGVAAGMAMNGLRPVAEIQFADFIFGGFDQIVSNVAKIRYRTGGQFSVPLTIRAPVGGGVKGGMFHSQSPEAYFIHTPGLKVVTPSTPSDAKGLLISSIRDDDPVLFFEPKRIYRTFREEVPEGEYTVPLGVARVAREGSDVSLITYAATVHDCLRAAEKAEAEGITCEVVDLRTLLPFDKDAVEKTVKKTGRPVIVHEAPKMCGFGAELAAFIAERLLYDLEAPVLRVTGYDTPFPFVHEHHYMPNESRILNAIRKAASF from the coding sequence TTGCCTCAGTTAAACATGGCGCAGGCCTTGAATCTGGCCCTGCGTGAGGAGATGAGCCGCGACGAACGGGTTGTCGTGCTCGGTGAAGATGTCGGCCGTAGAGGTGGAGTTTTTCTCATCACAGAGGGGTTGTATGAATTGTTTGGACCTGAGAGAGTAATTGACACACCTCTCTCCGAGGCGGGAATAATCGGCGTGGCCGCGGGCATGGCCATGAACGGATTAAGGCCCGTTGCCGAGATACAGTTCGCCGACTTCATCTTCGGCGGATTTGACCAAATAGTTTCTAACGTCGCGAAAATCAGGTACAGAACAGGCGGACAATTTTCTGTTCCTTTGACGATAAGGGCTCCGGTAGGCGGCGGCGTAAAAGGTGGAATGTTCCACAGCCAGAGCCCTGAAGCATATTTTATACACACGCCGGGGCTTAAGGTTGTTACTCCATCGACCCCCAGCGACGCGAAAGGTCTCCTAATCTCATCGATTAGAGATGACGACCCCGTGCTTTTCTTCGAGCCCAAGCGCATTTACAGGACGTTTAGGGAGGAGGTGCCCGAGGGCGAATACACGGTGCCTCTCGGGGTTGCCAGGGTTGCGCGCGAGGGGTCCGATGTCTCACTTATCACCTACGCCGCCACTGTACATGATTGTTTACGAGCCGCTGAGAAGGCTGAGGCCGAGGGCATAACCTGCGAAGTGGTTGACTTGCGGACGCTTCTGCCTTTTGACAAAGATGCTGTGGAGAAGACTGTCAAGAAGACGGGTAGGCCTGTGATTGTGCATGAGGCACCGAAGATGTGTGGCTTTGGGGCGGAGCTTGCCGCCTTCATAGCGGAGAGGCTTCTATACGATCTAGAGGCCCCTGTTCTCAGAGTGACGGGTTATGACACCCCATTCCCCTTTGTCCACGAACACCATTACATGCCCAACGAGTCGAGGATACTGAACGCAATACGCAAAGCCGCAAGCTTCTAG
- a CDS encoding lipoic acid synthetase: MQTLHKPEWIRATLPGLGAYPKVRGILRKYGLHTVCEEALCPNLGECWGGGTATIMILGDICTRGCRFCAVKTGKPSGFLDAKEPENVARAVSEMGLRYVVLTSVCRDDLEDGGAGIYAETIRKIKQTKPEVLVEVLIPDFNAESEALKKVVEARPDVVAHNIETVRRLTPLVRDPRASYEKSLRVLQLVKQMSPTTYTKSSIMVGLGESFEEVVEALRDLRSVDVDFVTIGQYLRPTLNHLPVKEYVHPDVFKMYERECLAMGFKYAACGPLVRSSYRAGEFYLMSMLGR; the protein is encoded by the coding sequence ATGCAGACCCTACACAAACCAGAGTGGATTCGAGCCACCTTACCGGGGCTCGGAGCATATCCAAAGGTTAGGGGAATTTTGAGAAAATACGGGCTTCATACAGTCTGTGAAGAGGCTCTGTGCCCCAACCTTGGGGAGTGCTGGGGAGGAGGAACCGCCACAATCATGATTCTCGGCGACATATGCACGAGAGGTTGTAGGTTTTGCGCGGTGAAAACAGGTAAGCCGAGTGGTTTTCTGGATGCTAAGGAGCCTGAGAACGTGGCAAGAGCTGTCAGCGAGATGGGATTAAGATATGTTGTTCTGACATCTGTATGCCGTGACGACCTCGAAGACGGCGGCGCAGGAATCTACGCCGAAACTATCAGGAAAATCAAGCAGACGAAACCCGAGGTATTGGTGGAGGTGCTGATACCTGATTTTAACGCCGAGTCAGAGGCGCTGAAAAAAGTTGTGGAAGCAAGGCCCGACGTAGTGGCTCACAACATAGAGACTGTGAGACGCCTGACACCGCTCGTGCGTGACCCACGTGCATCTTATGAAAAATCCTTGAGGGTTCTTCAACTGGTTAAGCAAATGAGCCCCACAACCTACACAAAGTCGTCCATCATGGTTGGGCTTGGTGAAAGCTTTGAAGAGGTGGTTGAAGCGCTGCGAGACCTTCGCTCAGTTGATGTAGATTTTGTGACGATTGGCCAGTATCTTCGTCCGACGCTCAATCATTTGCCGGTCAAAGAGTATGTTCACCCTGATGTCTTTAAGATGTATGAGCGTGAGTGCTTGGCGATGGGGTTCAAGTATGCAGCATGTGGGCCGCTGGTGAGAAGCAGCTACCGCGCTGGCGAGTTTTATCTGATGTCTATGCTGGGAAGGTGA
- a CDS encoding NUDIX hydrolase: protein MKRRVDERSAGAVLFIREGNGVEYLLLKYGAGHWDFPKGHIERNESELQAVVREVWEETGIQRMELVEGFRKVINYMFMKNGKLVRKEVVFYLGEVFDRAVTLSQEHLDFVWLPLEKAIERLTFKTARETLLEADSFLRKRLNNIQI, encoded by the coding sequence TTGAAGCGTCGGGTAGATGAGAGAAGCGCTGGTGCTGTGCTTTTCATTAGGGAGGGAAATGGTGTGGAGTATCTTTTGCTCAAGTATGGGGCTGGTCACTGGGATTTTCCAAAGGGCCACATCGAGAGGAATGAGTCTGAGCTGCAGGCGGTGGTTCGCGAAGTGTGGGAAGAGACCGGAATACAGAGGATGGAGTTGGTTGAGGGTTTCCGCAAAGTCATCAACTACATGTTCATGAAAAATGGGAAGCTGGTGAGGAAAGAGGTGGTCTTTTACTTGGGAGAAGTCTTCGACAGGGCGGTGACTCTTTCACAGGAGCATCTCGACTTTGTCTGGCTCCCCTTGGAAAAAGCTATTGAGAGGCTGACCTTCAAAACAGCCAGAGAAACCCTCCTCGAAGCAGACAGCTTCCTCAGAAAACGTCTAAACAACATTCAAATTTAA
- a CDS encoding F420-0:gamma-glutamyl ligase: protein MQRIDRLEIIPVRGIGLAKEGDDVAELIMDGVKKSSLTLEDGDVVVVAHSLVSKAEGKIVKLDEVTPSHHAIHLAKATAKDPRHVETVLRNAAKILRVGHGVIICETHHGFVCANAGVDASNSGGEAFLITLPDDPDASAHRIRSGLRRLAGVDVAVVITDSWGRPFRKGAVNVAIGCSGINPLIDLRGRKDLYGRVLRSKIICVADQIAAAAGLVMGEADEGTPAAIVKGLIYDKTNIPAKTVIREEDEDLFR, encoded by the coding sequence ATGCAAAGAATTGACAGATTGGAGATAATTCCCGTGCGGGGAATAGGTTTAGCGAAGGAAGGGGATGATGTAGCAGAACTGATTATGGATGGGGTGAAGAAATCCAGCTTAACTTTAGAGGACGGTGACGTGGTTGTTGTGGCTCATTCCTTGGTCTCCAAAGCCGAGGGGAAAATCGTGAAGCTCGACGAGGTCACACCATCTCATCACGCTATACATTTAGCGAAGGCGACGGCAAAAGACCCCCGCCACGTGGAAACCGTTCTCCGCAACGCCGCAAAAATACTCAGAGTTGGCCACGGAGTGATCATTTGCGAGACCCATCACGGTTTTGTGTGTGCCAACGCAGGGGTCGACGCTTCAAACTCAGGAGGAGAGGCTTTTTTGATTACCCTGCCTGACGACCCGGATGCATCGGCCCATCGCATTCGAAGCGGTTTGAGGAGACTCGCGGGGGTGGATGTGGCCGTGGTGATTACTGACAGCTGGGGTAGGCCGTTTAGGAAAGGAGCTGTAAACGTGGCGATAGGATGCAGCGGCATAAACCCGCTCATCGACCTAAGAGGGCGAAAGGACCTTTACGGCCGAGTTCTCCGCTCAAAAATAATTTGCGTGGCTGACCAGATTGCCGCGGCCGCTGGCTTGGTAATGGGAGAAGCAGATGAGGGAACACCAGCAGCTATTGTTAAAGGCCTGATCTATGATAAAACAAACATACCGGCGAAAACAGTCATCAGAGAAGAAGATGAAGACCTCTTCAGATAG
- a CDS encoding histidine triad (HIT) protein (hit), producing MDRLYAPWRMAYIKEGKGDSGCVFCLAAEEKDDRKRYVVHRGKKSFIIMNIYPYNNGHVMVTPFRHVGSLEELDDDEMLEMMQQIKWVVKVISNIMRPEGFNIGANIGKSAGAGIEDHIHFHVVPRWRGDTNFMTVISDTRVLPETIDQTYERLLNAKQSFPV from the coding sequence TTGGACAGGCTCTACGCCCCATGGAGAATGGCATACATCAAGGAAGGAAAAGGCGATTCGGGATGCGTATTCTGTCTAGCGGCTGAAGAAAAAGACGATAGAAAACGGTATGTAGTTCACCGTGGAAAGAAGTCATTCATAATCATGAACATCTACCCATACAATAATGGTCACGTGATGGTTACGCCTTTTAGACATGTCGGGTCTCTTGAGGAGCTTGACGACGATGAGATGTTGGAGATGATGCAGCAGATAAAGTGGGTGGTGAAGGTAATCAGCAACATCATGCGGCCTGAAGGCTTCAACATCGGGGCGAACATCGGCAAATCAGCTGGAGCAGGCATCGAGGACCACATACATTTTCACGTCGTTCCAAGATGGCGTGGAGACACAAACTTCATGACCGTAATATCAGATACCCGCGTCCTACCAGAGACCATTGACCAAACCTATGAAAGACTCCTCAACGCTAAGCAGAGCTTCCCTGTTTAA
- a CDS encoding tRNA-modifying enzyme, translating to MTGLTQVVPLNEVEKPRREGVKGVEKFSNAGYRIVGRHSAVKVCHWTKSALKGGKMCYKSWYGIASHRCIQMTPSVQYCNMMCVFCWRFHTLNRVQPYDGEWDKPEEILERMIAEQRQLLSGFGGNPNVSKERFREAMEPMHIAISLDGEPTLYPYLAEFIQLASSRGMTTFLVTNGTMPERLEELLQKAQPTSLYISLYGPDKETHVKTCKPLIKDSWERLLKSLELMGRFSCRKIIRLTLVKDVNMHSPEKYGALIRNASPDFVECKGYTHVGESQLRLKKENMPSLEEINKFAAELAASIGFIKVAEDEVSRVVLLANPSSPHYLEAIKQGSSA from the coding sequence GTGACTGGATTGACGCAGGTGGTTCCTCTCAACGAGGTTGAGAAGCCGAGGCGAGAAGGTGTCAAGGGTGTTGAGAAGTTTAGCAACGCTGGATACCGGATTGTGGGTCGTCACTCTGCTGTAAAGGTTTGTCACTGGACCAAATCGGCGCTGAAGGGTGGTAAGATGTGTTACAAGAGCTGGTATGGGATAGCGAGCCACCGCTGCATACAGATGACGCCTTCGGTCCAATACTGTAACATGATGTGTGTTTTTTGCTGGAGGTTTCACACCTTGAACAGGGTGCAGCCATATGATGGTGAATGGGATAAGCCTGAGGAGATTTTGGAGAGGATGATTGCGGAGCAGAGACAGCTGCTCTCAGGGTTTGGCGGTAACCCGAATGTTTCCAAGGAGAGGTTTAGGGAAGCCATGGAGCCCATGCATATCGCCATCTCCCTCGACGGCGAACCAACTCTATACCCCTATCTGGCGGAATTCATCCAACTCGCGTCAAGCAGGGGCATGACAACTTTCCTGGTCACAAACGGAACAATGCCTGAGAGGCTGGAGGAGCTCCTACAGAAGGCTCAGCCAACTTCTCTCTACATTAGCCTATATGGACCTGACAAAGAGACACACGTCAAGACTTGCAAACCCCTAATCAAGGATAGTTGGGAGAGGCTGCTCAAATCCCTTGAGCTGATGGGGCGGTTTAGCTGCAGAAAAATCATACGGCTTACTCTTGTTAAGGATGTTAACATGCATAGCCCTGAGAAATACGGTGCGCTGATACGGAATGCTTCACCCGACTTTGTGGAGTGTAAGGGCTACACGCATGTGGGTGAGTCGCAGTTGAGGCTGAAAAAGGAAAACATGCCATCCCTCGAAGAGATTAACAAGTTTGCCGCAGAGCTCGCAGCCAGCATCGGTTTCATCAAGGTTGCCGAAGATGAGGTGAGCAGAGTTGTGCTGCTGGCAAACCCTAGCTCGCCACACTATTTAGAGGCAATTAAACAGGGAAGCTCTGCTTAG
- a CDS encoding S-adenosylmethionine decarboxylase: MSEKATAYNLYVVVFFQKPRFKDKKMLESRVAQEKIVGKHVFGNLYNCPENIISDEKYLRKIVREAIKQANMTLVSLRSWSFGGEKGGVSVIALITESHVAVHTWREYNYATVDIYTCGEESNPEKAFDYIVQHLRPESVTRYFADRSSG, from the coding sequence ATGTCAGAGAAGGCAACTGCATATAATTTATATGTTGTTGTCTTTTTCCAGAAACCGAGGTTCAAAGACAAGAAAATGCTCGAAAGTAGAGTTGCACAGGAAAAAATAGTGGGCAAACACGTCTTCGGAAACCTCTACAACTGTCCAGAAAACATCATCAGTGACGAAAAATACCTGCGCAAGATAGTCCGAGAAGCCATCAAGCAGGCCAACATGACTCTGGTTTCCCTGAGGTCTTGGAGCTTCGGTGGAGAAAAAGGCGGAGTATCCGTCATCGCGTTAATTACAGAAAGCCACGTAGCCGTTCACACATGGCGCGAATACAACTACGCGACAGTAGACATCTACACATGCGGAGAGGAAAGCAACCCCGAAAAAGCCTTTGATTACATAGTTCAGCACCTAAGACCCGAAAGCGTCACACGATATTTTGCTGACAGGTCCTCTGGGTAA
- a CDS encoding molybdenum cofactor biosynthesis protein E translates to MDIPEPGVYGRGELDFGRLFKLVVARVSDGSCGAAAFFLGIVKRRGRGEVGVEKLFMESYEEHANRALKRICDEVMAEYSLKFVGIWHLVGMLDVGEPVVFVAAAGESRDEVFRGLRTAVERYKREPALFKKEVYIDGTEKWLEGA, encoded by the coding sequence ATGGATATTCCTGAGCCCGGTGTGTATGGACGAGGTGAGCTCGATTTCGGTAGGTTGTTTAAGCTTGTTGTCGCCCGTGTCTCGGATGGTTCATGCGGAGCCGCGGCTTTTTTCTTGGGGATTGTGAAGAGGAGGGGCCGTGGTGAAGTAGGGGTTGAAAAGCTGTTCATGGAGTCTTATGAGGAGCACGCTAACAGAGCCCTGAAAAGAATTTGTGATGAGGTGATGGCTGAGTACAGCCTGAAGTTTGTGGGCATTTGGCATTTGGTGGGCATGCTTGATGTGGGTGAGCCTGTTGTCTTCGTGGCTGCGGCTGGCGAAAGCAGGGACGAGGTTTTCAGAGGCCTACGGACGGCTGTCGAGCGCTACAAGCGTGAACCAGCCCTCTTCAAAAAGGAAGTTTATATCGATGGGACGGAAAAATGGCTGGAGGGCGCTTGA
- a CDS encoding molybdenum cofactor biosynthesis protein D: MAGGRLKILTKYYAVLRERVGKASEEFELPQGSTVIDFLEKLRQVYGGVLGDLFEGDGLRTGFALALNGESLDRKLWASTRLKDGDVVVVLPPIAGGYLKLGSLTPRWP; encoded by the coding sequence ATGGCTGGAGGGCGCTTGAAAATCCTGACCAAGTACTATGCTGTCCTGCGGGAACGTGTTGGAAAAGCTTCTGAGGAGTTTGAGCTTCCGCAGGGCTCGACGGTCATTGATTTTCTTGAAAAGTTGCGTCAAGTGTATGGCGGGGTTTTGGGCGACCTTTTTGAGGGAGATGGGTTGAGGACTGGGTTTGCTTTGGCTCTGAACGGTGAAAGCCTTGATAGAAAACTCTGGGCCTCTACTAGGCTTAAAGACGGGGACGTGGTTGTCGTCCTGCCACCCATCGCTGGCGGTTACCTGAAGCTGGGCAGCCTCACGCCCCGCTGGCCCTGA
- a CDS encoding dCTP deaminase, with protein sequence MILSDFDLWNYIRNGRLRIEPFSEDVVRENGLDLRIGRQIARFNKNSKVFDTKKSDAANFYTIEEAEEFVINPHEHVLLHTLEYLALPKDLMGFVNLRSSYARIGLTIPPTIIDANFEGELTIELVGGDFPVKLYSGDRFLHVVFARLSSIVEKPYTGKYQGQRGVRLPSFR encoded by the coding sequence GTGATTCTATCCGACTTCGACCTATGGAACTACATCCGGAACGGGCGCCTCAGGATTGAGCCGTTTTCAGAAGACGTGGTGCGTGAAAACGGCCTCGACCTCCGAATAGGCAGACAGATAGCCAGGTTTAACAAAAACAGCAAAGTCTTCGACACCAAAAAAAGCGACGCAGCCAATTTCTACACCATAGAAGAAGCAGAAGAATTTGTGATAAACCCTCATGAACATGTGCTGCTCCATACCCTCGAGTATCTGGCTCTTCCGAAGGATTTGATGGGTTTCGTTAACCTGCGGAGCAGCTATGCACGCATCGGATTAACCATTCCACCAACAATCATAGACGCTAATTTTGAAGGAGAGTTAACCATAGAGCTAGTGGGAGGAGATTTCCCGGTCAAACTATACTCGGGCGACAGGTTCCTGCACGTGGTCTTCGCACGTCTCTCCTCCATAGTGGAGAAGCCCTACACAGGAAAGTATCAGGGCCAGCGGGGCGTGAGGCTGCCCAGCTTCAGGTAA